A window of Methanolobus sediminis contains these coding sequences:
- the aspS gene encoding aspartate--tRNA(Asn) ligase encodes MTLANLRTHYASQIKPEELGDQKVTVAGWVHEVRDLGGICFVVLRDRTGRSQITLVKKKTDPELLEQARKLVRESVVSITGSVKPEGKAPNGYELIPDEITLLNEADSPLPMDTTGKVEAELDTRLDSRFIDLRRERTTSIFKIRHEVLKAVRGYLTDNGFIETSSPKVVATATEGGTSLFPITYFDREAFLNQSPQLFKQILMSGGLDRVFEIGPIFRAEEHDTRRHLNEATSIDIEASFCDHFDVMEVLENMVAYIYEQVIANASDSLAVLGVELQVPQVPFKRVTYDEAIEIVNSTTDEMLNWGDDLGTAAEHAIGEYVFKETGESHYFIIDWPTEIKPFYAMPYEDNPILSKGFDMMHRTMELSSGAQRIHIPELLIERIESQGLDPEGFEFYLKAFRYGMPPHAGWGIGCERLVMTMLGVENIRDVVLFPRDRRRLSP; translated from the coding sequence ATGACATTAGCAAATCTCAGGACACACTATGCGTCACAGATCAAACCCGAGGAACTTGGTGACCAGAAGGTTACCGTAGCAGGATGGGTTCATGAGGTCCGTGACCTTGGTGGAATTTGTTTTGTTGTGCTCAGGGACCGTACAGGCAGATCCCAGATCACACTGGTTAAAAAGAAGACCGACCCAGAACTTCTGGAGCAGGCAAGGAAGCTTGTAAGGGAATCCGTAGTTTCAATTACAGGAAGCGTAAAGCCGGAAGGAAAGGCACCAAACGGTTACGAGCTTATTCCTGACGAAATTACACTTCTCAATGAGGCAGACTCACCTCTTCCAATGGACACAACCGGAAAGGTAGAAGCAGAACTTGACACCCGTCTTGATTCAAGATTTATTGACCTCAGACGTGAAAGAACAACATCCATTTTCAAGATAAGACACGAAGTCCTCAAGGCTGTCAGAGGCTACCTTACTGACAACGGTTTCATTGAGACCTCCAGTCCAAAAGTCGTAGCAACAGCAACAGAAGGTGGAACATCACTCTTCCCGATCACATACTTTGACAGGGAGGCTTTCCTTAACCAGAGTCCACAGCTCTTCAAGCAGATCCTCATGTCAGGTGGACTTGACAGGGTATTTGAGATTGGTCCTATTTTCAGGGCAGAGGAACACGACACCCGCAGACACCTCAACGAAGCAACATCCATTGATATCGAAGCAAGTTTCTGTGACCACTTCGATGTAATGGAAGTTCTTGAGAACATGGTTGCCTACATCTACGAGCAGGTAATTGCAAATGCATCTGATTCACTTGCAGTGCTCGGTGTTGAACTCCAGGTTCCACAGGTACCATTCAAGAGAGTAACCTATGACGAGGCAATCGAGATCGTCAATTCAACCACAGACGAGATGCTTAACTGGGGAGATGACCTTGGTACAGCTGCCGAACATGCTATCGGTGAGTATGTATTCAAGGAAACAGGGGAATCGCATTACTTTATCATCGACTGGCCAACAGAGATCAAGCCATTCTATGCGATGCCATATGAGGATAACCCGATTCTGTCAAAGGGATTCGATATGATGCACAGGACAATGGAACTATCATCCGGTGCACAGCGTATACACATCCCTGAACTTCTCATCGAGAGAATAGAGTCACAGGGTCTTGACCCTGAAGGATTCGAGTTCTATCTCAAGGCTTTCAGATACGGTATGCCACCACATGCAGGCTGGGGTATTGGTTGTGAAAGGCTTGTCATGACAATGCTGGGTGTTGAGAACATCCGTGATGTCGTACTCTTCCCAAGGGACAGGCGCAGACTTTCCCCATAA
- the rpiA gene encoding ribose-5-phosphate isomerase RpiA translates to MKERNPTGESPEKKAAGIAAADLVQDGMVVGLGTGSTTAYTIAELGRRVDEGLDILAVVTSYQSEMLAIQAGITLTSLAEHPNLDLAIDGADQIDKGLNVIKGGGAAHTREKVVSRSAERFVVVADESKYSEQLNHYVPLEVLPYAKEYVSQQVCRIGGKPELRLAARKDGPVITDNGNFVIDASLGVIENPVVIAAILSQLAGVVEHGIFTNVDEVYIGKKDGSVEIMA, encoded by the coding sequence ATGAAAGAAAGAAATCCAACAGGAGAAAGTCCTGAGAAAAAAGCTGCAGGAATCGCAGCAGCAGACCTTGTGCAGGATGGCATGGTTGTCGGTCTTGGTACCGGCTCCACAACAGCCTACACAATAGCCGAGCTTGGAAGGCGTGTTGACGAAGGTCTTGATATCCTTGCAGTTGTAACATCATACCAGTCAGAGATGCTTGCTATTCAGGCAGGAATTACACTAACCTCACTTGCAGAACATCCAAACCTTGACCTTGCTATTGATGGTGCAGACCAGATAGATAAAGGTCTGAACGTCATCAAGGGCGGTGGTGCAGCACACACACGTGAGAAAGTTGTTTCACGTTCTGCAGAGCGTTTTGTTGTTGTAGCAGATGAATCAAAATACAGCGAGCAGCTCAATCACTACGTGCCTCTGGAAGTACTTCCGTATGCAAAGGAATACGTTTCACAGCAGGTATGCAGGATTGGTGGAAAACCAGAACTGCGTCTTGCAGCCAGAAAAGACGGTCCTGTAATTACAGACAATGGTAACTTCGTTATCGATGCGAGTTTAGGTGTAATTGAGAATCCTGTGGTAATAGCAGCTATTCTCTCACAGCTTGCCGGAGTTGTGGAACATGGTATCTTCACCAATGTGGATGAAGTCTACATCGGTAAGAAAGACGGTTCCGTAGAAATAATGGCCTGA
- a CDS encoding potassium channel family protein produces the protein MSPKEIRYIPRNLKDLLIEMKDTSELMVDLAYSAMVYDDEDIAEEVMRLEEKMDTLDYHMKIAAMLSTRRVEEAEEMSGVLQVARASENIANSAGDIAQIVLRDIGIPMELKLAMREAEETITRATVSEDSKLAGMNLEDIELDTEAGMWIIAIRRNDEWIYDPNHATRIRPDDVLFARGHDEGVPLFIELVTNRKYVPRTMEHERFLIDLERAVDIIVEMKNMGELSVGLAYSALLFNNEDIAHEVKALESEMDSMKHELQHWVLETAKHVPDVNILRGLLQLANSAEAISDAAYTIADTVLRDIDLHPIITIAVRESDEVITKLVVQECSPIIEKTFGQLKLETETGVHVMAIKREERWVYRPNKRTVVKAGDILIARGSHTGEEALFEMCACPLDDRK, from the coding sequence ATGAGTCCCAAGGAAATTAGGTATATTCCACGTAATCTCAAGGACCTCCTGATAGAGATGAAGGATACATCCGAACTCATGGTGGATCTGGCATACTCAGCCATGGTCTATGATGATGAGGATATTGCGGAGGAGGTTATGCGCCTCGAAGAAAAGATGGATACACTTGACTATCATATGAAGATAGCTGCCATGCTCAGCACAAGAAGAGTTGAGGAAGCAGAGGAGATGTCAGGTGTGCTTCAGGTTGCACGTGCATCTGAAAACATTGCCAATTCAGCAGGCGACATTGCCCAGATAGTTCTAAGAGATATTGGCATTCCAATGGAGCTTAAACTGGCAATGAGGGAAGCTGAGGAAACCATCACAAGAGCAACAGTGAGCGAAGATTCAAAACTTGCAGGTATGAATCTGGAAGATATTGAACTTGATACCGAGGCCGGAATGTGGATCATCGCAATTCGCCGCAATGATGAGTGGATATACGATCCAAACCATGCGACCCGTATAAGACCGGATGATGTTCTTTTTGCAAGAGGACATGATGAGGGCGTACCGCTTTTTATTGAACTTGTGACAAACCGCAAATACGTACCAAGGACTATGGAACACGAGAGGTTCCTGATTGACCTTGAAAGAGCGGTTGATATCATTGTTGAAATGAAGAACATGGGAGAGCTTTCAGTAGGTCTGGCCTATTCTGCCCTGCTTTTCAACAATGAGGACATTGCCCACGAAGTAAAAGCCCTTGAGTCTGAAATGGACAGCATGAAGCATGAACTCCAGCACTGGGTACTTGAAACTGCAAAACATGTACCTGATGTAAATATTCTCCGTGGCCTGCTTCAGCTTGCAAACTCCGCAGAAGCAATTTCCGATGCAGCATACACAATTGCAGATACGGTTCTCAGGGATATAGACCTGCACCCGATCATTACAATTGCTGTAAGGGAATCTGATGAGGTCATTACAAAACTTGTAGTTCAGGAATGCTCACCCATAATTGAGAAGACATTCGGCCAGCTGAAACTGGAAACCGAAACCGGCGTACATGTAATGGCCATCAAGAGAGAGGAGAGATGGGTCTACAGACCTAACAAGAGAACTGTCGTAAAAGCCGGAGACATCCTTATAGCAAGAGGATCACACACTGGAGAAGAAGCATTGTTCGAGATGTGTGCCTGTCCGCTTGATGACAGAAAGTGA
- a CDS encoding magnesium transporter → MTYYTVKGIVGRGFPILLVTSIIGIFSGQVLNIEIDKLVSMPIILVLIPALIKIGGDTGSMLGARLSSSFHMGLGSHLHRNPVVRNSVYAALIVGLTACVFVSITVWITGMLFDMRIAFLTLLTLCLLAGTFELLVVFSATIAIAFASHRFGVDPDDTVIPLIATLGDLIGVSGIFMAMHILNLI, encoded by the coding sequence ATGACCTACTACACAGTCAAAGGCATAGTTGGAAGAGGATTCCCAATACTTCTGGTAACATCCATCATAGGCATATTCTCAGGCCAGGTACTTAACATCGAAATCGACAAACTCGTATCAATGCCGATCATTCTGGTGCTCATTCCGGCACTTATCAAAATCGGAGGAGACACCGGCAGTATGCTTGGAGCAAGACTTTCCTCATCCTTCCACATGGGTCTTGGAAGTCACCTGCACAGGAACCCTGTTGTCAGGAACAGTGTTTACGCTGCTCTAATAGTAGGTCTGACAGCATGCGTTTTTGTCAGTATCACAGTATGGATAACTGGAATGTTATTTGATATGAGAATCGCATTCCTGACACTTCTGACACTCTGCCTTTTAGCCGGCACATTTGAACTGCTGGTTGTTTTCTCGGCCACAATAGCCATCGCATTCGCATCTCATAGGTTCGGAGTTGACCCTGATGATACCGTGATACCACTTATCGCCACACTTGGTGATCTGATAGGAGTCAGCGGTATTTTCATGGCTATGCACATCCTGAACCTGATATAA
- a CDS encoding magnesium transporter, with protein MAYDTSDEDEEYEIEVVEEYIGDYGSVRSIVREALPFELMATIGGVISGLILSGMSNELSLIPGLIVITPAVLGMRGNISCTLGSRLGSAIHMGLITKIDRNPELINNVAGSLLLSTIMSAILGIAGHFITIALGMQSAGAITLTLIAVLAGVSSGLLLSVVAVLLALGMFRFGFDPDNVVTPAIATIGDIVSMIMIFLAAKVVLMI; from the coding sequence ATGGCTTACGACACAAGTGATGAAGACGAAGAATACGAAATAGAGGTCGTCGAGGAATACATAGGAGATTACGGAAGTGTCCGCTCCATAGTGCGTGAGGCGTTGCCATTCGAACTCATGGCGACAATAGGCGGAGTGATCTCAGGACTCATTCTTTCAGGAATGAGCAACGAACTTTCACTAATCCCAGGACTGATAGTAATAACACCGGCAGTACTTGGAATGAGAGGTAATATCTCATGTACTCTTGGATCACGTCTTGGAAGTGCCATACACATGGGTCTTATTACTAAAATAGACCGCAATCCTGAACTCATCAACAACGTAGCAGGATCTCTTCTCCTAAGTACTATCATGTCGGCGATCCTCGGAATTGCCGGCCATTTCATAACTATTGCACTTGGAATGCAAAGTGCAGGTGCAATTACCCTTACACTTATCGCAGTCCTGGCAGGAGTTTCTTCAGGACTTCTTCTTTCAGTAGTCGCAGTGTTGCTTGCTCTGGGAATGTTCCGTTTCGGATTTGACCCTGACAATGTAGTAACACCTGCAATCGCCACCATCGGGGATATAGTATCCATGATAATGATCTTCTTGGCGGCAAAGGTGGTGCTTATGATATGA
- a CDS encoding Dabb family protein, whose amino-acid sequence MLKHIVMWKLKENAEGNSKEENAKLMKQKLEALKGVVPEIGFIEVGINAVPSPAAYDVTLYSEFKDEAALKTYQAHPEHVKVAEFVGKINDNRVVVDYLV is encoded by the coding sequence ATGTTAAAACATATAGTTATGTGGAAATTGAAGGAAAACGCAGAAGGCAACAGCAAGGAAGAGAATGCAAAACTCATGAAGCAGAAGCTTGAGGCTCTTAAAGGTGTTGTACCTGAGATCGGCTTTATTGAAGTTGGAATAAATGCTGTACCATCACCTGCTGCTTATGATGTAACCCTGTACTCTGAGTTTAAGGATGAGGCTGCTCTTAAGACATATCAGGCACACCCTGAACATGTGAAGGTTGCTGAGTTTGTCGGTAAGATCAACGATAACAGGGTTGTTGTTGATTATCTGGTGTAA
- a CDS encoding pyridoxamine 5'-phosphate oxidase family protein has product MKRPEKQIMDEDMFQTILSESIVCRIGMCQDNVPYVVPMNFAYHDNALYLHAAREGKKLDMMAENPFVCFEMEYKTEVSPAPTSCGWSMKYYSIIGWGNASMVTDPEDKIKALNLLMDKYAGETNESYPDQVLNKVAIIKVEITEMTGKFSGYPKPSTCGSEND; this is encoded by the coding sequence ATGAAAAGACCTGAGAAACAGATAATGGATGAGGATATGTTCCAGACGATCCTCAGTGAATCTATTGTCTGCAGGATTGGCATGTGTCAGGATAATGTCCCGTACGTTGTGCCAATGAATTTTGCATACCACGACAATGCTCTTTATCTGCATGCAGCTAGGGAAGGTAAGAAGCTTGATATGATGGCTGAGAATCCCTTTGTCTGTTTTGAGATGGAGTATAAGACCGAAGTCTCACCTGCTCCTACAAGCTGCGGCTGGAGTATGAAGTATTACAGCATAATCGGATGGGGAAATGCTTCCATGGTCACAGACCCTGAAGATAAAATAAAGGCTCTGAACCTGCTTATGGATAAGTATGCAGGAGAGACTAATGAGTCATATCCCGATCAAGTTCTCAATAAGGTTGCTATAATCAAGGTTGAGATTACTGAGATGACGGGCAAGTTCTCAGGTTATCCCAAACCATCCACTTGCGGCAGTGAAAATGACTGA
- a CDS encoding DUF5996 family protein, translated as MSNANQEEQFPALPIEEWEDTMNTFHLFSQIIGKIRLGLYPKRNHWWHITLYVSTRGITTGPIPYEDMIFEIEFDLIDHVLIINTSKDSERIIPLMGLSVSQFYNKVFSALSELGITVKIRAVPYDTPFSTEPFETDDQHSSYDEKYMNTYWRILVQISSIFQTYRGTFRGKCSPVQYFWHHKDLSLIFYSGRTAPLWEGANMVNREAYSHELIAFGFWAGDENVREPAFYASVYPEPEGLTDEPLSPEKAFWSPEGGGMALLMYNDVRRSSDPKQAILDFMDSVYQAGAKRGNWDVNSLEFKI; from the coding sequence ATGAGCAATGCAAATCAAGAAGAGCAGTTTCCCGCTCTCCCTATTGAAGAATGGGAAGATACAATGAACACATTTCACCTGTTCTCCCAAATAATCGGGAAGATCAGGCTTGGACTGTACCCTAAAAGGAATCACTGGTGGCATATTACATTATACGTGTCAACAAGAGGAATTACCACAGGCCCTATTCCCTATGAGGATATGATATTCGAAATAGAATTCGATCTTATTGACCATGTGCTGATCATCAATACAAGCAAAGATTCTGAGAGGATAATACCTTTAATGGGGCTTTCTGTCTCTCAATTCTATAATAAAGTATTTTCAGCTCTTTCAGAACTTGGTATAACTGTTAAGATCCGGGCAGTTCCCTATGATACGCCTTTCAGCACAGAACCATTCGAAACGGATGACCAACATTCTTCATATGATGAGAAATATATGAACACATATTGGCGTATTCTTGTACAGATAAGCTCGATCTTCCAGACCTATAGAGGAACATTTCGGGGAAAATGTTCGCCGGTCCAATATTTCTGGCATCATAAGGATCTGTCATTGATATTTTATTCAGGGAGAACTGCCCCTTTGTGGGAAGGAGCTAATATGGTGAATCGTGAAGCCTATTCACATGAATTAATCGCCTTTGGTTTCTGGGCAGGAGATGAGAATGTCAGAGAACCGGCATTCTATGCTTCCGTGTACCCTGAACCAGAAGGGCTTACCGATGAACCGCTTAGCCCGGAAAAAGCATTCTGGTCTCCAGAAGGAGGTGGCATGGCCCTTTTGATGTATAATGATGTAAGAAGATCATCCGACCCAAAACAGGCAATATTGGATTTCATGGATAGTGTCTATCAGGCCGGTGCCAAAAGAGGAAATTGGGATGTAAATTCATTGGAATTTAAAATATAA
- a CDS encoding ester cyclase, which produces MTVEDNLELMITLDDAWNAQDWETFNKRHAEDTAVYWPGQPEPTRGRKAHNEEAIEFYKTFPDNHVENRPYKTLFGQGDWTCSVAIFSGTMKGPMKAPDGTEIPPTNKSFKVDFCTVAHWKDGQIVEEKLFYDLISVMKQIGLM; this is translated from the coding sequence ATGACAGTTGAAGATAATCTGGAATTGATGATAACACTGGACGATGCTTGGAATGCACAGGACTGGGAAACATTCAACAAACGCCATGCTGAAGACACAGCTGTTTACTGGCCAGGACAACCTGAGCCAACAAGGGGAAGGAAAGCACATAACGAAGAAGCCATAGAGTTCTACAAGACCTTTCCGGATAATCATGTTGAGAACAGACCGTATAAAACACTCTTTGGGCAAGGAGACTGGACATGTTCGGTTGCCATATTTTCCGGTACTATGAAAGGTCCCATGAAAGCCCCGGACGGAACTGAGATTCCACCTACAAACAAGAGCTTCAAAGTGGACTTTTGTACAGTTGCCCATTGGAAAGACGGGCAAATTGTCGAAGAGAAACTCTTTTATGACCTTATAAGCGTAATGAAACAAATTGGTCTGATGTAA
- a CDS encoding putative quinol monooxygenase — protein sequence MTIKVVAKHYVKPEKVEDYIDLSKELVKETLKEEGCIEYGLYQDSENPLILTMIEEWEDNKCLEKHFNSEHFKKIVPLMADLCENETEINVYNKIE from the coding sequence ATGACAATTAAAGTAGTTGCAAAACATTATGTTAAACCTGAAAAGGTAGAAGACTATATCGATTTGAGCAAAGAATTGGTCAAAGAGACATTGAAAGAAGAAGGCTGCATTGAATATGGTCTTTATCAGGATTCAGAGAATCCACTAATCCTGACAATGATCGAGGAATGGGAAGATAATAAATGTCTGGAAAAGCACTTTAATTCTGAACATTTCAAGAAGATAGTTCCTTTGATGGCAGATCTCTGTGAAAATGAAACCGAGATCAATGTTTACAATAAAATTGAGTGA